The Desulfobulbus propionicus DSM 2032 DNA segment TTCAAAAAGGCGAAGAAAGACAACTATCCGGCCCGCTCGGTCTATAAGCTGGAAGAGGCGCAGCTGAAATACAAATTCTTGAAAGGCGGCCAACGGGTGCTGGATCTCGGCTGCCATCCCGGAAGCTGGAGCCTGTACACGGCCGGCATCGTCGGCGAGAAGGGGACGGTGGTGGCCGCTGACCTCCAGCGGACCGAAATCCTGACGCAAAAACCCCATGCCGAAATCCATTGGCTCTGTTATGATGTGTTTTCTGAGGAATTCGTCGATTATCTCAAACAGCACTGGCCGGGCTTCCATGTGGTGCTGAGCGACATGGCGCCGCGAACCACGGGCAGTCAGTATGCCGATCACCAGCAATCACTGCTGCTGGCACGGCGCGTTCTCGAGTTGTCCGTGCTTTTCCTGCATGAAAACGGCACCCTTTATTGCAAGGTCTTCCAAGGTGAAGATTTTCCTGCGTTTCTCCAGGAATGCAAACCGTTGTTTGCCACTGTCAAGGTGATGAAACCCAAAAGTTCACGCCTGGAAAGCCGGGAAGTGTTCGTGCTGGGTCGAGGATTTCGGCGGACACGATAATTAGAGTAGAAAAACACGATGTTATAATTTGATTAAAGGAGTCGGACCGTGTCAGGACATTCGAAATGGAGCACGATCAAACGCAAGAAAGGGGCCAATGACGCCAAGCGGGGCAAGATATTCACCAAACTGATCAAGGAAATCACCATTGCCGCCAAGATGGGCGGAGGCGATCCCGAGGGAAATCCGCGGCTGCGCAGCGCGATCACGGTCGCCAAAAGCGAAAACATGCCCAAGGAAAACATCGATCGGGCGATCAAGAAGGGAACTGGTGATCTTGGCGGCGCGGTCTACGAGGAAATCCTCTACGAGGGATACGGTCCGGGCGGTGTCGCGGTTCTGGTGGAGACCATGACCGACAACAAGAACCGTACAGTTGCCGATATCCGGCATTTTTTCGCCAAGAGCGGCGGCAACCTCGGCGAATCGGGCTGTGTGGCCTGGATGTTTGACAAGAAGGGCACCATCTCGGTTGACAAGGCTGGCGTCAACGAGGAGCAGTTGATGGACGTGGCCCTGGAGGCTGGAGCCGAGGACGTGGTCGAGGAGGAGGACAGCTTCCAGATCATTACCGCGCCCGAGTCCTTCAACGATGTGGTCGACCAGTTGGAAAAGGGCAAGATCAAGTTTGCCGAGGCAACCCTGTCCATGGTTCCCAAGAACACCATCGAGGTGACCGAGGAGAAGGCGGCCCGTTCCTTGCTGCGGTTGCTGGACAATCTTGAGGACCACGACGACGTGCAAAAGGTGCATGCCAACTTCGATATCACCGACGAACTGATGGATCAGCTGTCCTGATCGTCTGCCCCCTGATGGTTGGATGCGCATTCTAGGCATTGATCCCGGCTCGCGGGTAACCGGTTACGGCGTGATCGCCGCCAGGGGACATGAGATCGGTTTTGTTGCCTGCGGCACCATTCGTACCGGCGAGGAAAGCGATTTCTCCCGCCGCCTGCTGACCATCTTTGAGGATCTCTGTGAGGTGATCAGTCTCCATCAACCGTCGGTTGCCGCCGTGGAGGATATGTTTGTCGACCGCAATCCGCGTTCGGCCCTCAAACTCGGCCATGCGCGCGGCGCGGCGGTGGTGGCGGCCCTGCACAACAAGCTGACGGTATTCGATTATCCGGCCCGCAAGGTCAAGCAGGCAGTTGCCGGCTATGGGCAGGCGGAAAAGGGACAGGTGCAGCACATGGTGCGCACCCTGTTGCAGTTGGATGCCACCCCGTCAAAGGATGCAGCCGACGCTCTGGCCGTGGCCATCTGCCATGCGCACCATGCCGCCTTCAACCGGGGAGGGGGGGGATGAGTCCGATGTCGCCCCTTTCCCTTTCCGTATCGTTGTTTTCCCTTGCTTGCCCATGATAGCCTCCTTAAGCGGTCTCGTTCAGTGGAAAGGACCCAACATGGCGATCCTTGATGTCAACGGCGTCGGATACGAGCTGTGTATTTCCGTCCGCACCTATGATGCCCTGCCGGAGGTGGGCGGAACCTGTTTTCTCCTGGTGCAGACCGTGGTCAGGGAAGACGCGATCAGCCTGTACGGGTTCAGCAGGAAAGAAGAAAAGGACCTGTTTCTCCTGCTGATCACCGTTTCCGGCATTGGGCCGAAATTGGCCCAGACCATCCTTTCCGGCATTGGGGTGGAGGCGCTCTGTGGGGCAATCACCGCCAAGGACTTGTCCCAGTTGACCGCCCTGCCCGGCGTGGGCAAGAAGACGGCTCAGCGTCTGTGCGTGGAGTTGGGGGAAAAGGTTGGCGGAATCGGC contains these protein-coding regions:
- the ruvA gene encoding Holliday junction branch migration protein RuvA, which codes for MIASLSGLVQWKGPNMAILDVNGVGYELCISVRTYDALPEVGGTCFLLVQTVVREDAISLYGFSRKEEKDLFLLLITVSGIGPKLAQTILSGIGVEALCGAITAKDLSQLTALPGVGKKTAQRLCVELGEKVGGIGAGLAIEGTPPLVAPAGDSQVMADAASALINLGYPQAIAWQALRNVEQQLPPGTDAPRVEELIRQALRSLAGK
- a CDS encoding SAM-dependent methyltransferase, whose translation is MRKEQDYYFKKAKKDNYPARSVYKLEEAQLKYKFLKGGQRVLDLGCHPGSWSLYTAGIVGEKGTVVAADLQRTEILTQKPHAEIHWLCYDVFSEEFVDYLKQHWPGFHVVLSDMAPRTTGSQYADHQQSLLLARRVLELSVLFLHENGTLYCKVFQGEDFPAFLQECKPLFATVKVMKPKSSRLESREVFVLGRGFRRTR
- a CDS encoding YebC/PmpR family DNA-binding transcriptional regulator, producing the protein MSGHSKWSTIKRKKGANDAKRGKIFTKLIKEITIAAKMGGGDPEGNPRLRSAITVAKSENMPKENIDRAIKKGTGDLGGAVYEEILYEGYGPGGVAVLVETMTDNKNRTVADIRHFFAKSGGNLGESGCVAWMFDKKGTISVDKAGVNEEQLMDVALEAGAEDVVEEEDSFQIITAPESFNDVVDQLEKGKIKFAEATLSMVPKNTIEVTEEKAARSLLRLLDNLEDHDDVQKVHANFDITDELMDQLS
- the ruvC gene encoding crossover junction endodeoxyribonuclease RuvC; translated protein: MRILGIDPGSRVTGYGVIAARGHEIGFVACGTIRTGEESDFSRRLLTIFEDLCEVISLHQPSVAAVEDMFVDRNPRSALKLGHARGAAVVAALHNKLTVFDYPARKVKQAVAGYGQAEKGQVQHMVRTLLQLDATPSKDAADALAVAICHAHHAAFNRGGGG